The following proteins are co-located in the Paludibaculum fermentans genome:
- a CDS encoding alcohol dehydrogenase catalytic domain-containing protein, translating to MPTADSKVNGSPNGTMMAAVYTGQGHISVEPVPVPQIGPGEILVRVEACGICHTDLKKVEHDLLPPPRIYGHESAGVVVQVGEGVTKYRTGDRVIAFHHIPCKKCFYCSKKLYAQCETYKRVGITAGFEPAGGGFSQYIRVMDWIVRDGVELIPEGVSFEVASFVEPVNTCLKAVVEMNPQPGDVVLVQGQGPIGLLFTMLVKRTGATVLATDAIPERLALSRKFGASESWDPRTEDVARLCKALTEGRGVDQVFVAASAKGIVDQAIASSRPGGKILLFAQTSDTERIELSGADICKLERTLLGCYSASVDLQAESARLVFSGDLPVEDLVSHRLPLSEIREGIVLALHPDGKSLKIMVQPQRLS from the coding sequence TTGCCGACTGCCGATTCTAAAGTGAACGGTTCTCCCAACGGCACGATGATGGCCGCCGTTTATACCGGCCAGGGCCACATTAGTGTGGAGCCCGTACCCGTGCCTCAGATCGGACCTGGAGAGATTCTGGTTCGAGTGGAGGCCTGTGGCATCTGCCACACGGATTTGAAGAAGGTGGAGCATGACCTGCTGCCGCCGCCGCGGATCTACGGGCATGAGTCCGCTGGTGTAGTTGTACAGGTGGGTGAAGGTGTTACCAAGTACCGTACAGGCGATCGCGTAATCGCTTTCCACCACATTCCTTGTAAGAAATGTTTTTATTGCTCGAAGAAACTGTACGCACAGTGCGAAACTTACAAGAGGGTCGGCATTACGGCCGGGTTTGAGCCTGCCGGCGGCGGATTCTCCCAGTACATCCGGGTGATGGATTGGATTGTTCGCGACGGGGTCGAATTGATCCCTGAGGGTGTGTCGTTCGAGGTCGCAAGTTTCGTTGAGCCCGTGAATACCTGCCTGAAGGCGGTCGTGGAGATGAATCCGCAACCCGGGGATGTGGTGCTGGTTCAGGGCCAGGGGCCGATTGGGCTATTGTTTACCATGCTGGTGAAGCGGACTGGGGCCACCGTACTGGCAACGGACGCGATTCCAGAACGTCTGGCGCTGTCCCGCAAGTTCGGGGCGTCTGAATCGTGGGATCCGCGCACGGAGGATGTTGCGCGGTTATGTAAGGCATTGACGGAGGGTCGCGGCGTGGACCAGGTATTCGTCGCCGCCTCGGCCAAAGGGATTGTCGATCAGGCGATAGCCTCATCGCGTCCTGGAGGCAAAATCTTGCTGTTTGCGCAGACCAGTGACACGGAAAGAATCGAACTCTCCGGCGCTGACATCTGCAAGTTGGAGCGGACGCTGTTAGGGTGTTACAGCGCTTCGGTCGATCTTCAGGCCGAGTCCGCACGATTGGTATTTAGCGGGGATTTGCCAGTGGAAGATTTGGTTTCTCACAGACTTCCGCTCTCTGAGATCCGGGAAGGCATTGTCCTGGCGTTGCATCCGGACGGCAAATCGTTGAAAATAATGGTTCAGCCACAGAGGTTGTCTTAA
- the shc gene encoding squalene--hopene cyclase, with protein sequence MSPGLQVEDALLTASAKAARSASEYLLSRQDPAGYWWGDLTADSTLESDWLLLLLWLHPPKNGQWVPPDRAKVDRAVASILARQNADGGFAIFAKGPSECSASVKAYFALKLAGLGVDDTRMSRLRERILSLGGIQAANSYVKINMALFGLFPRQHVPSVPPEIMLLPANLLYEMSSWTRAIVVPLSIVQANTLGKPRPVPDGFDLSELFKPGADITFHKADSFFSWKNGFLMADKLVKVWERQAPGSIRAKAIGKAKDWILERFRHSEGLAAIYPSMQYAIMALDSLGYTADSPERVEAQKQFDALLVDDGKRFFFQPCFSPVWDTAIAAYSLGVGGFAPDDRMKQCGDWLLSKEVRQKGDWSVKRPDTQPSGWYFEFANEFYPDIDDTAMVLLALWHTRSSRQGEFDAAAGRAIDWLLAMQSKDGGWAAFDVDNDTHSLSEVPFADHNAMLDPTCPDITGRVLEALCLWGVSQDSPAVRRGVQYLRKSQEPDGSWYGRWGVDYIYGTFLALRGLRAAGYDEREAEVLRAGEWLRSVQNADGGWGESCESYARNTFVGAESTASQTAWAVLGLLAGGDTTSESVHLGIDFLVRNQRPDGGWDEDLATGTGFPRVFYLTYHLYRHSFPALALAEYMKIKGGRGAGHP encoded by the coding sequence ATGAGCCCAGGATTGCAGGTAGAGGACGCATTACTCACCGCCTCGGCGAAAGCCGCGCGGAGCGCCTCTGAATACCTGCTCTCCCGACAGGATCCAGCCGGCTACTGGTGGGGCGACCTCACGGCCGACTCCACACTGGAGTCGGACTGGCTGCTGCTGCTGCTCTGGCTGCATCCTCCGAAGAACGGGCAGTGGGTGCCTCCGGACCGTGCAAAAGTCGACCGCGCGGTCGCGTCGATCCTCGCCCGGCAGAACGCAGACGGCGGATTCGCGATTTTCGCCAAGGGCCCCTCGGAATGCAGCGCCAGCGTGAAGGCGTATTTCGCACTGAAGCTGGCGGGACTAGGGGTGGACGACACCCGGATGTCGCGCCTGCGGGAGCGAATCCTGAGCCTGGGCGGAATCCAGGCCGCCAACAGCTACGTCAAGATCAACATGGCGCTGTTCGGATTGTTCCCGCGCCAGCATGTACCCAGCGTTCCGCCGGAGATCATGCTGCTGCCGGCCAATCTGCTGTACGAAATGTCCTCCTGGACCAGGGCTATTGTCGTGCCCCTGTCCATTGTGCAGGCCAACACGCTGGGCAAGCCGCGGCCGGTGCCGGACGGGTTCGACCTGAGCGAGTTGTTCAAACCGGGTGCGGACATCACCTTCCACAAGGCCGACTCGTTCTTCTCCTGGAAGAACGGCTTCCTGATGGCGGACAAACTGGTGAAGGTTTGGGAGCGTCAAGCTCCGGGCAGCATCCGGGCGAAGGCGATTGGTAAGGCGAAGGACTGGATTTTAGAACGTTTCCGTCACTCGGAGGGCCTCGCCGCCATCTATCCAAGCATGCAGTACGCCATCATGGCGTTGGACTCGCTTGGATACACAGCAGATTCGCCGGAACGGGTTGAGGCGCAGAAGCAGTTTGACGCCCTGTTGGTGGACGACGGCAAACGATTCTTCTTCCAGCCCTGTTTTTCACCGGTTTGGGATACGGCCATCGCCGCTTACTCCTTGGGAGTAGGGGGTTTTGCGCCGGACGACCGGATGAAGCAGTGCGGCGACTGGCTGTTGTCGAAGGAAGTCCGCCAGAAGGGCGACTGGAGCGTCAAGCGGCCGGACACGCAGCCGTCCGGCTGGTATTTCGAGTTCGCGAACGAGTTTTACCCCGACATCGACGATACTGCCATGGTTTTGCTGGCCCTCTGGCACACGAGATCGAGCCGGCAAGGTGAGTTTGATGCGGCGGCGGGCCGGGCCATTGACTGGCTGCTGGCGATGCAGAGCAAGGACGGCGGGTGGGCCGCGTTCGATGTCGATAACGACACACACAGCCTGAGCGAAGTACCCTTCGCCGACCACAACGCGATGCTGGATCCGACCTGCCCGGATATCACCGGGCGGGTACTGGAAGCGCTGTGTTTGTGGGGCGTGAGCCAGGATTCGCCGGCGGTGCGCCGCGGCGTGCAGTATCTGCGGAAATCGCAGGAACCAGACGGCAGTTGGTATGGCCGCTGGGGTGTCGACTACATTTACGGTACGTTCCTGGCCCTGCGTGGGCTGCGGGCGGCTGGCTACGACGAGCGCGAGGCGGAAGTCTTGCGCGCCGGTGAGTGGCTTCGTTCCGTTCAAAATGCCGACGGCGGCTGGGGTGAGAGCTGTGAGAGCTACGCCCGGAACACGTTTGTGGGGGCGGAGAGTACCGCTTCCCAAACGGCGTGGGCCGTGCTCGGCTTGCTGGCGGGCGGTGATACGACAAGCGAGAGTGTTCACCTGGGCATCGATTTCCTGGTTCGGAACCAGCGCCCGGACGGAGGGTGGGACGAGGATCTGGCGACGGGAACGGGTTTTCCGCGGGTCTTCTACCTCACCTATCATCTTTACCGTCATTCGTTCCCGGCTCTGGCGTTAGCGGAATATATGAAAATAAAAGGCGGAAGAGGCGCCGGACACCCATGA
- a CDS encoding phosphorylase family protein — MATVDGNPIVAIAAEAREFEGLLRHASSLSELDWPVQFARRAEIGGASWILSANGPGPRLAGEAAELAARQCEPRAFISTGFCGALDPALDACQVFVASSVDARDQGRQFDSNPTNVDAPHAQGRLLSVDRVAVTAAEKAALWAEGSSVVEMEAAAVADRAERSETPFYCIRVVSDTARDEMPLDFNLYRDPDGRFSRGRIVAAALMRPACFAGLIRLDAHCRRASTNLGDFLADCRF; from the coding sequence ATGGCTACTGTTGACGGCAATCCAATTGTGGCGATCGCCGCCGAAGCCCGCGAGTTTGAAGGGCTGCTCAGGCACGCGTCCTCGTTGTCGGAACTCGACTGGCCGGTGCAGTTTGCCAGGCGAGCCGAGATCGGCGGTGCGTCGTGGATCCTCTCGGCCAATGGCCCAGGTCCCAGGCTGGCCGGAGAAGCGGCGGAACTGGCCGCCCGGCAGTGCGAGCCTCGGGCGTTCATCAGTACAGGATTCTGCGGGGCTTTGGACCCCGCGTTGGATGCGTGCCAGGTTTTTGTCGCCTCCAGCGTGGACGCCAGGGACCAGGGCCGCCAGTTCGATTCGAATCCGACGAATGTGGATGCGCCGCATGCACAGGGCCGACTGCTGTCGGTGGACCGGGTGGCGGTGACAGCCGCCGAGAAAGCCGCCTTATGGGCGGAAGGATCTTCCGTTGTCGAGATGGAAGCCGCCGCTGTTGCAGATCGGGCGGAAAGATCGGAAACTCCGTTTTATTGCATCCGCGTCGTAAGTGATACAGCCCGCGATGAGATGCCACTCGATTTCAACTTGTACCGCGACCCGGATGGTCGCTTTTCGCGCGGACGCATCGTGGCCGCCGCACTAATGCGGCCCGCCTGTTTCGCCGGGCTGATCCGCCTGGACGCCCACTGCCGCCGCGCTTCCACGAATTTGGGGGATTTCCTTGCCGACTGCCGATTCTAA
- the hpnA gene encoding hopanoid-associated sugar epimerase, with protein MKPALVTGASGFLGWHVANGLVERGIPVRAMARKPENLRGLDVEIVPGDLRDADSLRRAVNGCSLVFHVAADYRLWVKNPQEMYDSNVSGTRNLLGAARKAGVERVVYTSTVGCIGFVPGGLGNETTPVTLEDMTGHYKRSKFLAEQEALRFAQEGFPVVIVNPTAPVGDHDVKPTPTGQTIVDFLAGRIPAFVDTGLNIVDARETAEGHWLACERGKSGERYILGSENLTLEQILGKLAAISGKTAPKTRIPWVVALVAGAFSTAWANISGVAPRVPLDAVRMARKRMWVSCAKAERELGFRPSGADLALRKAVTWFEANGYC; from the coding sequence TTGAAGCCGGCGTTAGTGACTGGCGCTTCGGGGTTTCTCGGCTGGCACGTGGCAAACGGGCTGGTCGAGCGAGGCATTCCCGTGCGTGCGATGGCTCGTAAACCGGAGAATCTGCGGGGGTTGGACGTCGAAATCGTGCCGGGTGACCTGCGCGACGCGGATTCGCTGCGCAGGGCTGTCAACGGCTGCAGCCTGGTGTTCCATGTGGCTGCGGATTACCGGTTGTGGGTAAAGAATCCGCAGGAGATGTACGACTCCAACGTATCCGGGACGAGGAATCTGCTGGGCGCGGCCCGGAAAGCGGGCGTCGAGCGCGTCGTCTACACCAGTACGGTGGGCTGCATTGGCTTTGTTCCGGGCGGGTTGGGCAACGAGACAACACCCGTGACCCTGGAAGACATGACCGGGCACTACAAGCGGTCGAAATTCCTGGCTGAACAGGAAGCCCTGCGGTTCGCGCAGGAAGGCTTCCCGGTGGTCATTGTGAATCCCACCGCGCCCGTTGGCGATCACGACGTGAAACCGACGCCGACCGGGCAGACGATTGTGGATTTCCTGGCCGGACGAATCCCCGCGTTTGTGGATACGGGTTTGAACATCGTCGACGCGCGGGAGACTGCCGAAGGACATTGGCTGGCGTGCGAACGAGGCAAGTCCGGAGAACGGTACATCCTTGGCAGCGAGAACCTGACGCTGGAGCAGATCCTGGGCAAGCTGGCGGCCATCAGCGGCAAGACCGCGCCCAAGACGAGAATTCCGTGGGTGGTTGCCCTGGTGGCCGGCGCGTTTTCAACGGCTTGGGCGAATATCAGCGGGGTGGCTCCGCGCGTTCCACTGGACGCTGTCCGGATGGCCCGAAAGAGAATGTGGGTGAGTTGCGCCAAGGCAGAGCGGGAGTTGGGGTTCCGTCCCTCGGGCGCCGATCTGGCTCTGCGCAAGGCTGTGACCTGGTTTGAGGCAAATGGCTACTGTTGA